A part of Tardiphaga sp. vice304 genomic DNA contains:
- a CDS encoding glycine--tRNA ligase subunit alpha, with protein sequence MRPEKSFQGFILALQRFWADQGCVILQPYDMEMGAGTFHPATTLRALGPKPWKAAYVQPSRRPKDGRYGENPNRLQHYYQFQVIIKPSPPDLQDLYLRSLKAIGIDTALHDVRFVEDDWESPTLGAWGLGWECWCDGMEVSQFTYFQQVVGVECAPVAGELTYGLERLAMYVQGVDNVYDLNFNGRDGDEKVTYGDVFLQAEQEYSRHNFEHSDADMLFEQFKMAEGACKKYLDAGWKNDKRDAHLMAQPAYDQCIKASHVFNLLDARGVISVTERQSYIMRVRDLAKACGEAWMHTDAGGSSLRGEKN encoded by the coding sequence ATGCGCCCGGAAAAATCCTTCCAGGGCTTCATCCTCGCGCTGCAGCGCTTTTGGGCCGACCAGGGCTGCGTGATCCTGCAGCCTTACGACATGGAGATGGGCGCGGGTACCTTCCATCCGGCGACCACGCTGCGGGCGCTCGGCCCGAAGCCCTGGAAGGCCGCCTATGTGCAGCCGTCGCGCCGGCCGAAGGATGGCCGCTACGGCGAGAACCCGAACCGGCTGCAGCATTATTACCAGTTCCAGGTCATCATCAAACCGTCGCCGCCGGATTTGCAGGATCTCTATCTGCGTTCGCTGAAGGCGATCGGCATCGACACCGCGCTGCATGACGTGCGCTTCGTCGAGGACGACTGGGAGAGCCCGACGCTGGGCGCCTGGGGGCTTGGCTGGGAGTGCTGGTGCGACGGCATGGAAGTCAGCCAGTTCACTTACTTTCAGCAGGTCGTCGGCGTCGAATGCGCGCCGGTGGCCGGCGAACTCACCTACGGCCTCGAGCGGCTGGCGATGTATGTGCAGGGCGTCGATAACGTCTACGACCTCAATTTCAACGGCCGCGACGGCGACGAGAAAGTCACCTATGGCGACGTCTTCCTGCAGGCCGAGCAGGAATATTCCCGGCACAATTTCGAGCACTCTGACGCCGACATGCTGTTCGAGCAGTTCAAAATGGCCGAGGGCGCCTGCAAGAAATATCTCGACGCCGGCTGGAAGAACGACAAACGCGACGCGCATCTGATGGCGCAGCCGGCCTATGACCAGTGCATCAAGGCGAGCCACGTCTTCAACCTGCTGGACGCCCGCGGCGTGATTTCGGTCACCGAGCGCCAGAGCTACATCATGCGCGTCCGCGACCTGGCGAAAGCCTGCGGCGAAGCCTGGATGCATACGGACGCGGGTGGTTCTTCCCTCCGTGGGGAGAAAAACTGA
- a CDS encoding S49 family peptidase, translating to MIESNLLTTLKGLLPARFRTRAPVVPVVRLSGVIGAATPLRPGLSLAGVAKLLDKAFATKNAKAVALVINSPGGSPVQSRQIYLRIRHLAEEKKLPVLVFVEDVAASGGYMIACAGDEIFVDPSSIVGSIGVVGGTFGFQELIRKIGVERRLYTAGERKATLDPFLPENPEDVARIKTLQREIHAIFIALVKGSRGARLKGAEDVLFSGEYWAGESGIALGLVDAIGDLRSVLRTRFGEKVQMPVITQPAGMLAGLIGRRSGAGAQLSLDGLSGLPEQVISALETRAIWARFGF from the coding sequence ATGATCGAATCCAACCTTTTGACGACGCTGAAAGGCCTGCTGCCGGCCCGGTTCCGCACGCGCGCCCCGGTGGTGCCGGTGGTCCGGCTGTCCGGCGTAATCGGAGCGGCGACGCCGCTGCGGCCGGGCCTTTCGCTGGCGGGCGTCGCCAAACTGCTCGACAAGGCGTTCGCCACCAAGAACGCCAAGGCGGTGGCGCTGGTGATCAATTCGCCGGGCGGATCGCCGGTACAGTCGCGGCAGATCTATCTGCGCATCCGTCATCTGGCCGAAGAAAAGAAACTGCCGGTGCTGGTGTTCGTCGAGGACGTCGCGGCCTCCGGCGGCTACATGATCGCCTGCGCCGGCGACGAGATCTTCGTCGATCCGTCCTCGATCGTGGGCTCGATCGGCGTGGTCGGCGGCACCTTCGGGTTCCAGGAACTGATCCGCAAGATCGGCGTCGAGCGCCGGCTTTATACCGCCGGCGAGCGCAAGGCGACGCTCGACCCGTTCCTGCCGGAAAACCCGGAAGACGTCGCCCGCATCAAGACCCTGCAGCGCGAGATCCACGCCATCTTCATCGCGCTGGTGAAGGGCAGCCGCGGCGCCCGTCTGAAGGGCGCCGAGGACGTGCTGTTCTCCGGCGAATACTGGGCCGGCGAAAGCGGGATCGCGCTCGGCCTGGTCGATGCAATCGGCGACCTCCGCAGCGTGCTGCGCACCCGTTTCGGCGAGAAGGTACAGATGCCGGTCATCACGCAGCCGGCGGGCATGCTGGCCGGGTTGATCGGCCGCAGGTCTGGCGCCGGGGCCCAGCTCTCGCTCGACGGGCTGTCCGGGCTGCCGGAGCAGGTGATTTCGGCGCTGGAAACGAGAGCGATCTGGGCCAGATTCGGCTTTTGA
- a CDS encoding tRNA1(Val) (adenine(37)-N6)-methyltransferase: MAEMAPEAEIATTCDGFLGGQLQLCQPARGHRAGHDAILLAASTAARPGDRVVDFGAGVGTAGLALAWRVKGISLTLVEIDPRLARLACDNAAANGIAAKVIGMDLSSPADVFAAAGLPPDGVDVVLMNPPYNDATRHRASPDAARAVAHVATSSTLQNWIHAARRLLRSGGALTLIWRGDGLCEVVAALEKGFGSISLLPVHGDPAKPAIRILVKAIKGGRAPAAIYPGINLRDATGASDPHMSEVLAGKATLSLASL, translated from the coding sequence ATGGCTGAAATGGCGCCGGAGGCGGAAATCGCGACCACCTGCGATGGCTTTCTCGGCGGGCAGCTGCAGCTATGCCAGCCGGCACGCGGCCATCGTGCCGGCCACGACGCCATCCTGCTGGCGGCATCGACCGCCGCGCGGCCTGGCGACCGCGTGGTCGATTTCGGCGCCGGCGTCGGCACCGCCGGTCTGGCGCTGGCCTGGCGCGTCAAGGGTATCTCGCTGACGCTGGTGGAGATCGATCCACGGCTGGCCAGGCTGGCGTGCGACAATGCGGCGGCCAATGGGATCGCTGCGAAGGTGATCGGGATGGACCTCTCGTCGCCGGCCGACGTCTTTGCCGCAGCCGGCCTGCCGCCGGATGGTGTCGATGTCGTGCTGATGAACCCGCCATACAACGATGCGACGCGTCATCGCGCCTCGCCGGATGCGGCCCGCGCGGTCGCCCATGTTGCAACATCTTCGACGCTGCAAAATTGGATTCATGCGGCGCGACGACTGCTCCGGTCAGGCGGCGCGCTGACGCTGATCTGGCGGGGCGACGGGTTGTGCGAGGTGGTGGCGGCGCTGGAGAAAGGCTTCGGAAGCATCTCGTTGCTGCCGGTGCACGGCGATCCGGCCAAGCCCGCGATCCGGATTTTGGTGAAGGCGATCAAAGGGGGCCGCGCGCCTGCGGCGATTTATCCGGGGATCAACCTGCGGGATGCAACCGGAGCATCCGATCCCCACATGTCAGAAGTTCTGGCCGGAAAAGCGACGCTTTCACTGGCGTCGCTATAG
- a CDS encoding putative signal transducing protein: MRELLRTNDVVLVSAVGALLDGANIPHLLLDQNMSILEGSVGVIPRRILVHEDDASEARQVLTDAGLAHELRDDG; this comes from the coding sequence TTGCGCGAATTGCTGCGAACCAATGATGTCGTGCTGGTGTCCGCGGTGGGCGCGCTGCTCGACGGCGCCAATATCCCTCATCTGTTGCTGGACCAGAACATGAGTATTCTGGAAGGCTCGGTCGGGGTCATCCCGCGCCGGATTCTGGTTCACGAGGACGATGCATCCGAAGCGCGGCAGGTCCTGACCGATGCCGGGCTGGCCCACGAGCTGCGCGACGATGGCTGA
- a CDS encoding polyprenyl synthetase family protein produces the protein MAVIVPFESPSTASIDQLVGLVAPDMERVNATILSRTGSEVTMIPEVANHLISSGGKRLRPMLTLAMANLTGYSGEGHIKLAAAVEFMHTATLLHDDVVDQSELRRGKLSARMLWGNEASVLVGDFLLGQAFRMMVEVGSLRALDILSSAAATIAEGEVMQLAAAKNTATTEDEYLAVIRGKTAELFAAACEVGPVIAGRPKAEQTACRSVGMNLGIAFQLVDDVLDYGGKAAKLGKNVGDDFREGKITLPVVLAFRRGNDAERAFWVKALERGEINDSDIDQAIGLMTKHRALEDTMNRAQHYGAMAVDALALFPTSPMKTALEQVVAFCLARSH, from the coding sequence GTGGCGGTGATTGTACCCTTCGAGAGCCCCTCGACTGCATCGATAGATCAACTGGTCGGCCTTGTCGCTCCCGATATGGAGCGCGTCAACGCGACGATCCTGTCGCGCACCGGTTCCGAAGTCACCATGATCCCCGAGGTTGCCAACCATCTGATCTCGTCGGGCGGCAAGCGGCTGCGGCCGATGCTGACGCTGGCGATGGCCAACCTCACCGGCTACAGCGGCGAAGGCCATATCAAGCTCGCCGCCGCCGTCGAATTCATGCACACCGCCACGCTGCTGCACGACGACGTCGTCGATCAGAGCGAGCTGCGCCGCGGCAAGCTGTCGGCGCGGATGCTGTGGGGCAACGAGGCCAGCGTGCTGGTCGGCGATTTCCTGCTCGGCCAGGCGTTCCGCATGATGGTCGAGGTCGGCTCCTTGCGCGCGCTCGACATCCTGTCGTCGGCCGCCGCCACCATCGCCGAAGGCGAGGTGATGCAGCTTGCTGCCGCGAAGAACACTGCCACCACCGAAGACGAATATCTGGCGGTGATCCGCGGCAAGACGGCGGAACTGTTCGCCGCGGCCTGCGAGGTCGGGCCGGTGATCGCCGGCCGGCCGAAGGCCGAGCAGACCGCGTGCCGCTCGGTCGGCATGAATCTCGGCATCGCCTTCCAGCTGGTCGACGACGTGCTGGACTACGGCGGCAAGGCCGCCAAGCTCGGCAAGAACGTCGGCGACGATTTCCGCGAGGGCAAGATTACGCTGCCGGTGGTGCTGGCCTTCCGCCGCGGCAACGACGCCGAGCGCGCGTTCTGGGTAAAGGCGCTGGAACGCGGCGAGATCAACGACAGCGATATCGACCAGGCGATCGGCCTGATGACCAAGCATCGCGCGCTCGAAGACACCATGAACCGCGCCCAGCATTACGGCGCGATGGCGGTGGACGCGCTAGCGCTGTTCCCGACCTCGCCGATGAAGACCGCGCTCGAGCAGGTCGTGGCGTTCTGTCTGGCAAGATCGCACTGA
- a CDS encoding 4-(cytidine 5'-diphospho)-2-C-methyl-D-erythritol kinase — protein MPALGDDARAKVNLTLRVMGRRVDGYHDLESVVAFADCADRLTFEPGAELALVTTGPGAAECGDGANNLVIKAALLLGERVEGLTLGAFALDKHLPVAAGIGGGSADAAAALRLLARANGLELDDLRLIDVALLTGADVPVCLPSTACVMSGVGDHLMPLSLPRLPCVMVNPRVPVATKDVFKELGLKHGQLRVGVTDVLKAPKWPGEGAPVEAWIKALAAGTNDLEAPALKVEPVIGEVLSALRDAKNVRLARMSGSGATCFAIFDDDAAAKRAAAAITLAHPEWWVHAGALS, from the coding sequence ATGCCGGCGCTGGGGGACGACGCACGCGCTAAGGTCAACCTCACCCTTCGGGTGATGGGCCGGCGCGTCGATGGCTATCATGATCTGGAAAGCGTCGTAGCGTTCGCCGATTGCGCGGACCGCTTGACCTTCGAGCCGGGAGCGGAACTCGCGCTCGTGACCACCGGGCCTGGCGCCGCCGAATGTGGCGATGGCGCCAACAACCTCGTCATCAAGGCGGCACTGCTGCTCGGCGAGCGCGTCGAGGGCCTGACGCTCGGTGCCTTTGCGCTCGACAAGCATCTGCCGGTCGCGGCCGGGATCGGTGGCGGCTCGGCCGATGCCGCCGCGGCGCTGCGCCTGCTGGCGCGCGCCAACGGCCTCGAGCTCGACGATCTCCGCCTGATCGACGTGGCCCTGCTGACAGGCGCCGACGTGCCGGTCTGCCTGCCATCGACCGCCTGCGTGATGTCCGGCGTCGGCGACCATCTGATGCCGCTGTCGCTGCCGCGGCTGCCTTGTGTGATGGTCAATCCGCGGGTGCCGGTGGCCACGAAAGATGTGTTCAAGGAACTCGGCCTGAAGCACGGACAGCTTCGCGTCGGCGTCACCGACGTGCTGAAGGCGCCGAAATGGCCCGGCGAGGGCGCTCCGGTCGAGGCCTGGATCAAGGCGCTAGCCGCGGGGACCAACGACCTCGAAGCGCCGGCGCTGAAGGTCGAACCGGTGATCGGCGAGGTGCTATCCGCGCTGCGCGATGCTAAAAATGTGCGGCTCGCGCGCATGTCCGGCTCGGGCGCGACCTGCTTTGCGATCTTTGACGACGATGCGGCAGCAAAGCGCGCCGCCGCGGCCATCACGCTCGCGCATCCCGAGTGGTGGGTGCACGCCGGGGCGTTGAGTTAA
- a CDS encoding tetratricopeptide repeat protein, with translation MFSNRFHRLMLATSAVAMLAMPLPSSAQTPDHTGDSTAQFPSKQDLKSLTTAGSYLAARHASVERDATSAAAFYRSALRTDPKNNELLDRAFISSLADGDIEEAVKLADRILLIDKSNRVARLVVGVRDLKLKKYTAAQSNINQSIRGPITDLVATLLSGWASFGAGDSKTAIANIDKLVGPEWYPIFKDLHAGLLLDLAGKQKEAGARFERAYKLDDSALRVADGYARWLSRNKDDAAAQAVYENFNAKLARHPLVLEGIRDTKAGKKLTPLADSPQAGAAEALYGIGASLTRRGGEDLALVYLQLALYLKPDHSLALLSLADLYESVKKPAMAIKVYERVPAASPLKRNAQIQQATDLDAVDRSEEAIKILKGVISEDAKDLEAIMALGNIERGKKKFADCALTYTQGIDVQAAQGDKPNWVSFYFRGICQERSKQWAKAEADMRKALALQPEQPHVLNYLGYSWIDQGINLDEAMKMIKRAVDQRPDDGYIVDSLGWAYYRIGNFEDAVKTLERAIDLKPEDPTINDHLGDAYWRVGRTLEARFQWQHAKDLKPEAEELPKIEAKMENGLPDDAKPAAASNDGKKEDGKGG, from the coding sequence ATGTTTTCCAACCGTTTTCATCGCCTGATGCTCGCTACCTCCGCCGTCGCCATGCTGGCGATGCCGCTGCCGTCGTCGGCCCAGACGCCCGATCACACCGGGGACAGCACGGCGCAATTTCCTTCCAAGCAAGACCTGAAATCGCTGACCACCGCCGGCAGCTATCTGGCGGCCCGCCATGCCAGCGTCGAGCGCGACGCCACCTCGGCTGCGGCCTTCTACCGCTCCGCATTGCGCACTGATCCGAAGAACAACGAGTTGCTCGACCGCGCCTTTATCTCCTCGCTGGCCGATGGAGACATCGAGGAAGCCGTCAAGCTCGCCGATCGCATCCTGCTGATCGACAAGTCGAACCGCGTGGCGCGCCTCGTGGTCGGCGTCCGCGATCTCAAGCTGAAGAAATACACGGCGGCGCAGAGCAACATCAACCAGTCGATCCGCGGCCCGATCACCGATCTCGTCGCCACCTTGCTGTCCGGCTGGGCGAGCTTCGGCGCCGGCGACAGCAAGACCGCGATCGCCAATATCGACAAGCTGGTCGGGCCGGAATGGTATCCGATCTTCAAGGACCTGCATGCCGGGCTGCTGCTCGACCTGGCGGGCAAGCAGAAGGAAGCCGGCGCCCGCTTCGAGCGCGCCTACAAGCTCGACGATTCCGCGCTGCGCGTCGCCGACGGCTACGCGCGCTGGCTGTCGCGCAACAAGGACGACGCCGCGGCGCAGGCGGTCTATGAGAATTTCAACGCCAAGCTGGCGCGTCATCCGCTTGTGCTGGAAGGCATCCGCGACACCAAGGCCGGCAAGAAGCTGACCCCGCTGGCCGACAGCCCGCAGGCGGGCGCCGCCGAAGCCCTGTACGGCATCGGCGCGTCGCTGACCCGGCGCGGCGGCGAGGATCTGGCGCTCGTCTATCTGCAACTGGCGCTATACCTGAAGCCCGACCATTCGCTGGCGCTGCTGTCGCTCGCGGACCTCTACGAGTCCGTGAAGAAACCGGCGATGGCCATCAAGGTCTATGAGCGCGTGCCCGCCGCCTCGCCCTTGAAGCGCAACGCGCAGATCCAGCAGGCGACCGATCTCGATGCCGTCGATCGCTCGGAGGAGGCCATCAAGATCCTGAAGGGCGTGATCTCGGAGGATGCGAAGGATCTCGAAGCGATCATGGCGCTCGGCAATATCGAGCGCGGCAAGAAGAAGTTCGCAGACTGCGCGCTGACCTATACCCAGGGCATCGACGTGCAGGCCGCCCAAGGCGACAAGCCGAACTGGGTGTCGTTCTATTTCCGCGGCATCTGCCAGGAGCGTTCCAAGCAGTGGGCGAAGGCCGAGGCCGACATGCGCAAGGCGCTCGCGCTGCAGCCCGAGCAGCCCCATGTGCTGAACTATCTCGGCTATTCCTGGATCGACCAGGGCATCAACCTCGACGAAGCCATGAAGATGATCAAGCGCGCCGTCGATCAGCGCCCCGATGACGGCTACATCGTCGATTCGCTGGGCTGGGCCTATTACCGGATCGGCAATTTCGAGGACGCGGTGAAGACGCTGGAGCGCGCCATCGACCTCAAGCCGGAAGACCCGACCATCAACGACCATCTCGGCGACGCCTACTGGCGCGTCGGCCGCACGCTCGAGGCCAGGTTCCAGTGGCAGCACGCCAAGGATCTGAAGCCGGAAGCCGAAGAACTGCCGAAGATCGAAGCCAAGATGGAAAACGGCCTGCCCGACGACGCAAAGCCGGCGGCGGCATCCAATGACGGCAAAAAAGAAGACGGCAAGGGCGGCTGA
- a CDS encoding electron transfer flavoprotein-ubiquinone oxidoreductase — protein sequence MSIEELPPRESMEFDVVIVGAGPSGLTAAIRLKQLNAELSVVVVEKGSEVGAHILSGAVIDPVALDELIPDWRDDADCPIKTKVKEDQFFFMTKTGGLPLPNFMMPPLMNNHHCYITSLGMVSRWLGARAEALGVEIYPGFAAAETLYDENGAVRGIATGDMGIGRDGKPKDSFTRGMELLGKYTLFAEGARGSLTKQLIAKFALDKDCEPPKFGIGLKEIWQIDPAKHQKGLVQHSFGWPLDNATGGGSFLYHYDDNLVAVGFVLHLNYENPYIYPFEEFQRFKTHPKIRDTFAGAKRLAYGSRAITEGGYQSVPRLTFPGGALIGCAAGFVNVPRIKGVHNAMASALQAAGHITAALAAGRANDELVEYENGWRSSSIGKDLYPVRNAKPLWSKFGTVVGNALGGLDMWCNTLGFSLFGTQSHAKPDRKTLKPAKDYQPIAYPKPDGKLTFDRLSSLFLSNVNHEEDQPVHLKVADMALQKSSEHDVFAGPSNRYCPAGVYEWVEESTGPRFQINAQNCVHCKTCDVKDPNGNITWVPPEGGGGPNYEAM from the coding sequence ATGAGCATTGAAGAACTGCCGCCGCGCGAATCCATGGAATTCGATGTTGTCATCGTGGGGGCCGGTCCTTCGGGCCTGACCGCCGCGATCCGGCTCAAACAGCTCAATGCGGAACTCTCGGTCGTGGTGGTCGAGAAAGGCTCGGAAGTCGGCGCGCACATCCTGTCCGGCGCGGTGATCGATCCGGTGGCGCTCGACGAACTGATCCCGGACTGGCGCGACGACGCCGACTGCCCGATCAAGACCAAGGTCAAGGAGGACCAGTTCTTCTTCATGACCAAGACCGGCGGTCTGCCGCTGCCGAACTTCATGATGCCGCCGCTGATGAACAACCATCACTGCTACATCACCTCGCTCGGCATGGTGTCGCGCTGGCTGGGCGCGCGCGCCGAGGCGCTCGGCGTCGAGATCTATCCGGGCTTCGCCGCCGCCGAGACGCTGTATGACGAGAACGGCGCGGTGCGCGGCATCGCCACCGGCGACATGGGCATCGGCCGCGACGGCAAGCCGAAGGATTCCTTCACCCGCGGCATGGAACTCCTCGGCAAGTACACGCTGTTCGCCGAAGGCGCGCGTGGCTCGCTGACCAAGCAACTGATTGCCAAATTCGCGCTCGACAAGGATTGCGAGCCGCCGAAATTCGGCATCGGCCTCAAGGAAATCTGGCAGATCGATCCGGCCAAACACCAGAAAGGCTTGGTGCAGCACTCGTTCGGCTGGCCGCTCGACAATGCCACCGGCGGCGGCTCGTTTTTGTATCACTACGACGACAACCTCGTCGCGGTCGGCTTCGTGCTGCATCTGAACTATGAAAACCCCTACATATACCCGTTCGAGGAATTCCAGCGCTTCAAGACCCACCCGAAGATCCGCGACACCTTTGCCGGCGCCAAGCGCCTAGCCTATGGCTCGCGCGCGATCACCGAGGGCGGCTACCAGTCGGTGCCGCGGCTGACCTTCCCCGGCGGCGCGCTGATCGGCTGCGCCGCGGGCTTCGTCAACGTGCCGCGCATCAAGGGCGTGCACAATGCGATGGCCAGCGCGCTGCAGGCCGCCGGACACATCACCGCCGCGCTGGCGGCCGGCCGCGCCAATGACGAGTTGGTCGAGTACGAGAATGGCTGGCGGTCGTCCTCGATCGGCAAGGACCTCTACCCGGTGCGCAACGCCAAGCCGCTGTGGTCGAAATTCGGCACCGTCGTCGGCAATGCGCTGGGCGGTCTGGACATGTGGTGCAATACGCTCGGCTTCTCGCTTTTCGGCACCCAGTCGCACGCCAAGCCCGACCGCAAGACGCTGAAGCCAGCCAAGGACTACCAGCCGATCGCCTATCCGAAGCCGGACGGCAAGCTGACCTTCGATCGCCTTTCGTCGCTGTTCCTGTCGAACGTCAACCATGAGGAGGACCAGCCGGTTCATCTCAAGGTCGCCGACATGGCCTTGCAGAAATCGTCCGAGCACGACGTGTTCGCGGGTCCGTCGAACCGCTATTGCCCGGCCGGCGTCTACGAGTGGGTCGAGGAGAGCACAGGCCCCCGGTTCCAGATCAACGCGCAGAACTGCGTCCACTGCAAGACCTGCGACGTCAAGGACCCGAACGGCAATATCACCTGGGTGCCGCCCGAAGGCGGCGGCGGTCCGAACTACGAGGCAATGTAA
- a CDS encoding uracil-DNA glycosylase: MTHDPAPSLAQLLAFYLEAGVDCALMDEPVNRLADIDTAPARPAADPAAGDAPKRPTLASMQPGVPARPVMPAKIEIAPEVAIAAARDAARTAPTLAALRGLMETFEGCALKSTATQLVFADGNPQARIMFVGEAPGRDEDIEGLPFVGQAGKLLDKMLAAIGLDRSGVYISNVIAWRPPGNRTPTLQETQICVPFIQRHIELVDPDILVTLGNPATQTLLQTKDGIMKSRGRWVDYDTGTRKIRAIASFHPEYLLRSPGYKRMAWVDLRAIASALAALPPRP, translated from the coding sequence TTGACGCATGACCCCGCGCCCAGCCTCGCGCAATTGCTGGCCTTTTATCTGGAGGCCGGGGTCGATTGCGCCCTGATGGACGAGCCGGTCAACCGGCTGGCGGATATCGACACAGCCCCGGCGCGGCCCGCGGCCGATCCCGCGGCGGGCGACGCGCCGAAACGGCCGACGCTGGCCTCGATGCAGCCCGGCGTGCCGGCACGGCCAGTGATGCCGGCCAAAATCGAGATCGCGCCGGAAGTGGCGATCGCGGCAGCCCGCGACGCCGCGCGCACCGCGCCGACGCTTGCAGCCCTGCGCGGCCTGATGGAGACCTTCGAGGGCTGCGCGCTGAAATCCACAGCAACGCAACTGGTATTCGCCGACGGCAATCCACAGGCGCGGATCATGTTCGTCGGCGAGGCGCCGGGCCGCGACGAGGATATCGAGGGCCTGCCCTTCGTCGGCCAGGCCGGCAAGCTGCTCGACAAGATGCTGGCCGCGATCGGACTCGACCGGAGTGGTGTCTATATTTCCAACGTGATCGCGTGGCGGCCGCCCGGCAACCGGACCCCGACGCTGCAGGAAACCCAGATCTGCGTACCGTTCATCCAGCGCCATATCGAACTGGTCGATCCCGACATCCTAGTCACGCTCGGCAATCCCGCGACCCAGACGCTGCTGCAGACCAAGGACGGCATCATGAAGAGCCGCGGCCGCTGGGTCGATTACGACACCGGGACGCGGAAAATCCGCGCCATCGCCAGCTTCCATCCGGAATATTTGCTGCGCTCGCCGGGCTACAAGCGCATGGCCTGGGTCGATCTGCGCGCGATCGCCAGCGCTCTGGCGGCGCTGCCGCCGCGTCCGTAG
- a CDS encoding glycosyltransferase family 39 protein, whose protein sequence is MRFTSLIVELIRARPRLIFWVAVLCQAMLWLMVPLLLYSGPPGELATVLAYGREYQVGTDLGPPLAFWLADLAFRAAGGHIFGVYVLSQLCFIATFRALFYLGRTIVGGPQAVIAVLLTMTVTAFSSPGVEFGPVVLAQPLWAMLLLHGWLVIGEGRRNAWFALSIVAGLLLLTTTTAPWLLLLPLGFALATSRGRQHLKSLDPIYALLVIAVIALPYAIWVIRAGAVVLPARPDLSNIAGTAQNWGALLFWLVAAAAALIVLSVLNSRALAAQPEDAPIIFRPPVDPLARKYVYFFALAPGLLGSLYAALYGQGRPLGGAGIALLVCGLAVVIATGDLVTLRRQRMLRKVWALAIAGPALAALGAAFILPWSGAAEQATALPARDIARFFSDSFERRTGNKLQAVAGDPQLAALIGMGASRPHVLFDASAARTPWISPEMFAQTGGVVVWRAADTSGAPPADIAFRFPNLVPEVPRGFDRLVNGRNPPLRIGWAIVRPRP, encoded by the coding sequence ATGCGTTTCACCTCCCTGATCGTTGAACTGATCCGCGCCCGGCCACGGCTGATCTTCTGGGTCGCCGTACTGTGCCAGGCGATGTTGTGGCTGATGGTGCCGCTGCTGCTGTACAGCGGCCCGCCCGGCGAGCTAGCGACCGTGCTGGCCTATGGCCGGGAATACCAGGTCGGCACCGATCTCGGCCCGCCGCTGGCGTTCTGGCTGGCCGACCTCGCCTTCCGCGCCGCCGGCGGCCATATCTTCGGCGTCTACGTGCTTTCGCAGCTCTGCTTCATCGCCACCTTCCGCGCGCTGTTCTATCTCGGCCGCACCATCGTCGGTGGCCCGCAGGCGGTGATTGCGGTGCTGCTGACCATGACCGTGACAGCGTTCAGTTCGCCCGGCGTCGAATTCGGACCCGTGGTCCTGGCGCAACCGCTATGGGCGATGCTGCTGCTGCACGGCTGGCTGGTGATCGGCGAGGGCCGCCGCAACGCCTGGTTTGCCCTGTCGATCGTGGCCGGGTTGTTGCTGCTCACCACGACGACGGCGCCGTGGCTGCTGTTGCTGCCGCTCGGCTTTGCGCTGGCGACGTCGCGCGGCCGGCAACACCTCAAATCCCTCGATCCGATCTACGCGCTGCTGGTGATCGCCGTGATCGCGCTGCCTTATGCGATCTGGGTGATCCGTGCCGGCGCCGTGGTGCTGCCGGCGCGGCCGGATCTATCGAATATCGCAGGCACCGCGCAGAATTGGGGCGCGCTGCTGTTCTGGCTGGTCGCAGCGGCGGCGGCCTTGATCGTCCTGAGCGTGCTGAACTCGCGCGCTCTCGCGGCGCAGCCCGAGGATGCGCCGATCATTTTTCGGCCGCCGGTGGATCCGCTGGCGCGCAAGTATGTCTATTTCTTCGCGCTGGCGCCGGGACTGCTGGGCAGCCTGTATGCGGCGCTCTACGGCCAAGGTCGCCCGCTGGGCGGCGCGGGCATCGCGTTGCTGGTGTGCGGGCTTGCGGTGGTGATCGCCACCGGCGATCTCGTCACGCTGCGGCGGCAGCGCATGCTGCGCAAGGTCTGGGCCTTGGCAATTGCGGGCCCGGCGCTGGCGGCGCTGGGCGCGGCGTTCATTTTACCGTGGAGCGGCGCCGCCGAGCAGGCAACGGCTTTGCCGGCACGCGACATCGCGCGCTTCTTCAGCGACAGTTTCGAGCGCCGCACCGGCAATAAATTGCAGGCGGTGGCGGGCGATCCGCAACTGGCAGCGCTGATCGGAATGGGGGCCTCGCGCCCGCACGTTCTGTTCGATGCTTCGGCCGCGCGGACTCCGTGGATTTCGCCGGAGATGTTCGCGCAGACCGGCGGCGTGGTGGTGTGGCGCGCGGCGGACACGTCGGGCGCGCCGCCGGCGGACATCGCCTTCCGTTTTCCCAATCTGGTGCCGGAAGTGCCGCGCGGCTTCGACCGTCTCGTCAACGGCCGCAATCCGCCGCTGCGCATCGGCTGGGCGATCGTGCGGCCACGCCCGTAG